The Deinobacterium chartae DNA window TAGTTGGGGGTAACGACGACCTCGTGGCTGCCCGGGGCAAGCGCCACGCTGAAGCGGCTGGCATCGCTGGGGAAGATGTTCTCGAAGGCCAGCCGACCGTCGATGTAGACGTTGACCACGCCGACCGAACCGGTGCCGCTGGTGAAATAGACCTCGGCAGCCGCAGGGTGACTCTGGGCGCTGGCGATGGGGAGGGGGAGGGTGAGGCTGAGGGCCGTGGCTCCGAGCAGTTTGCGAAAAGCGT harbors:
- a CDS encoding DUF4397 domain-containing protein, with translation MNAFRKLLGATALSLTLPLPIASAQSHPAAAEVYFTSGTGSVGVVNVYIDGRLAFENIFPSDASRFSVALAPGSHEVVVTPNYRALGNGDLYRTTITVPSSGSYTLRLDNATNADSADIGLVLDLGTVH